In Nitrospira sp., the genomic window GAATCCACTCACACGTTGGGAGCCGTTTAAAAATATCATCGCATCGAACGAGCTTACGGGAGCTTTACCCGGAGTTTCATGCTTCCGGAAGACACGGACAAAGGTAAGGTTGCCGCAGATTTCAAGGACGGCGTTCTTAAAGTCCACTTGCCCAAAGCCCAGAATGCCAAACCCCAGACCACCGAGATCAGGATTTCATGACGACGAGGAACCGGCGGGGCCATGAGTGTCTTATGGTCTGTTCTCTCGTTGAGCCTGCTGGTCCCTTGACCGGCCGCTTCATGAACATGCGGCGACAGGCTGCCCGCATCGTGATCACGCATCGATGCTTGAAGGCCAATCGGTTGTCAAAGGTGAGAGGAGATGAGGCATGAACTCCGGCTCGACCACAGAGAGTGTGAAGAATGAGATTCTCGTTGGTTTTGAGACCGTGCACAAGCATTGGGGATATTTTCTCGCTTCAGGAATCGCCTTCCTGGTGCTTGGCATGATCGCTCTGGCCTATACGGTTCTCACGACGCTGGCTTCCGTCTTCGTATTTGGCGTGGCGTTCTTCTTCGGCGGGATTTTCCAGGCCGTTCACGCGTTGAAGACATCCAAGTGGAAAGGATTTTTTCTGGATCTCTTGGTCGGCGTGCTCTATGTGACCACCGGCCTGCTCATGGCCGTGCATCCCTTAGCGGGAGCCCAATCGTTGACGCTTCTGCTCGCAGCGGTCTTTTTGGCCATGGGACTGTTCCGAGTGATGGGGGCCGTGATCCTCCAACCTCCGAGTTGGGGATGGCTGCTCGTG contains:
- a CDS encoding HdeD family acid-resistance protein, coding for MNSGSTTESVKNEILVGFETVHKHWGYFLASGIAFLVLGMIALAYTVLTTLASVFVFGVAFFFGGIFQAVHALKTSKWKGFFLDLLVGVLYVTTGLLMAVHPLAGAQSLTLLLAAVFLAMGLFRVMGAVILQPPSWGWLLVSGMITLLLGMLVWIQWPGSALWLIGTFVAIDMIFNGIWLVVLALSACGLSPRETQERMAAQLSGLVEQQPTQRSG
- a CDS encoding Hsp20/alpha crystallin family protein; the protein is MLPEDTDKGKVAADFKDGVLKVHLPKAQNAKPQTTEIRIS